A single window of Vibrio stylophorae DNA harbors:
- a CDS encoding AraC family transcriptional regulator: MPIVDRTYLIDALEHYASHQSTIGQVLHAGHLPTPPPMAYQVHFTRVEMVLIGELEMEMGSKMGMEERHIMQAGDVLYVPAESWNKPNWTQPVVTLSVLVGKQNFGMSLLSWDGEQFDASIKESVARRGPRTGTFVLQALEEMTWQMGDQQTQRLLIRTLCSHILYLIHHPATTYSKSKTLFDTVRDYLEHHYHEPLSRESVAEHFYVSPNYLSQLFQKESKHKFNEYLNHVRLERAKFLLKEYDMKVKEVAHRCGFSDSNYFCRVFRQQTARTPSQYRVQYRSNLEAEV, translated from the coding sequence ATGCCTATTGTGGATCGCACCTACCTCATTGATGCCCTTGAGCATTACGCTTCACACCAAAGCACAATTGGTCAAGTGCTGCATGCCGGCCACTTGCCAACACCACCACCCATGGCTTATCAAGTACATTTCACGCGTGTCGAAATGGTACTTATTGGCGAGCTTGAAATGGAAATGGGCAGCAAAATGGGGATGGAAGAACGCCATATCATGCAGGCTGGTGATGTGCTGTATGTCCCAGCGGAAAGCTGGAACAAACCCAATTGGACACAACCCGTCGTCACCTTATCCGTTCTAGTAGGTAAGCAAAATTTCGGCATGAGCTTGCTCAGCTGGGATGGAGAGCAATTTGATGCTTCCATTAAGGAAAGTGTGGCGCGACGTGGCCCAAGAACCGGAACCTTTGTTCTTCAAGCCCTCGAAGAGATGACATGGCAAATGGGTGATCAACAAACACAGCGGTTACTCATTCGCACACTATGCAGCCATATTTTGTACCTCATCCACCACCCAGCGACCACCTACTCTAAAAGTAAAACGCTATTTGATACCGTTCGCGATTACCTTGAACACCATTATCATGAGCCACTCTCACGTGAGTCCGTTGCCGAGCACTTTTATGTGTCACCCAACTACCTGTCACAGCTATTTCAAAAAGAAAGCAAGCATAAATTTAATGAGTACTTAAACCATGTGCGCCTTGAGCGCGCCAAATTTTTACTCAAAGAATATGACATGAAAGTAAAAGAAGTGGCCCACCGTTGCGGATTTAGTGACAGTAACTATTTCTGCCGAGTTTTTCGTCAACAAACCGCTCGCACTCCCTCGCAATACCGTGTGCAATATCGCAGTAACCTAGAAGCAGAGGTATAG
- the manA gene encoding mannose-6-phosphate isomerase, class I: MPNYHVYPHNFYPLRNVIQNYPWGSTTAMHELFSIDNPTHQPQAELWMGTHPNGCSRVQIGGQEHSLAALIAQNSAGILSPQTLEDFGELPFLFKILSAEKALSVQVHPSKGEAQKGYALEEGKGIAPQAAHRNYKDPNHKPELVYALTTYQAMNGFRNLQQIAALFAAIDFSVPSCQAIEKLVIAYQQQCDSAGLQTFFSALLSLQGADKDAALDALLAHALREHRLMESSLTENAQQLPDALNQTDIFELILTLAQQYPGDIGLFSPLLLNVVTLAPGQAMYLDARTPHAYIKGTGLEIMANSDNVLRAGLTNKFIDVPELVACTQFEEKPMRTMLLTPHKEGEVWHYDIPVPDFGFTVYQSAVQTLVHSQSAEIILALDDTVQLTHANGETLTLQKGESAFIPAYAYYYSVTSSGRIARVFNQ, encoded by the coding sequence ATGCCAAATTATCATGTTTATCCCCATAACTTTTATCCGCTGCGAAATGTAATTCAAAATTACCCTTGGGGTAGTACCACTGCAATGCACGAGCTGTTTTCTATTGATAACCCGACACATCAGCCACAAGCTGAATTATGGATGGGGACTCACCCTAATGGTTGTTCTCGTGTTCAAATCGGTGGGCAAGAGCATTCACTTGCAGCTCTAATTGCACAAAATAGCGCTGGTATTTTATCGCCACAAACCCTGGAGGATTTTGGTGAATTACCATTTCTATTTAAGATATTATCGGCAGAAAAAGCACTTTCAGTGCAGGTGCACCCGAGTAAAGGTGAGGCGCAAAAAGGGTATGCATTGGAAGAGGGGAAAGGCATCGCGCCGCAAGCTGCCCATCGCAATTATAAAGATCCCAATCATAAACCTGAGTTGGTTTATGCGCTGACTACCTACCAAGCGATGAATGGTTTTCGCAATCTACAGCAAATCGCAGCGCTATTTGCGGCTATTGATTTTTCAGTACCGTCATGTCAGGCCATCGAAAAGTTAGTAATAGCTTACCAACAGCAGTGCGATTCTGCAGGGCTACAAACTTTCTTTTCTGCATTGTTGTCACTGCAGGGCGCAGATAAAGATGCGGCACTGGATGCATTATTAGCTCATGCTTTGCGAGAGCATCGACTGATGGAGTCGTCGCTTACGGAAAATGCCCAGCAATTACCAGATGCGCTAAACCAGACCGATATCTTTGAATTGATTTTAACGTTGGCGCAGCAATATCCGGGAGATATCGGTTTATTTTCGCCGCTACTGCTTAATGTGGTGACCCTTGCGCCAGGCCAAGCTATGTACTTAGATGCGCGAACGCCTCACGCTTATATTAAAGGTACTGGCTTAGAAATTATGGCGAATTCAGATAATGTGCTGCGTGCGGGATTAACCAATAAATTTATTGATGTGCCAGAGTTGGTGGCTTGTACGCAATTTGAAGAAAAACCCATGCGCACGATGTTGTTGACGCCGCACAAAGAGGGCGAGGTGTGGCATTATGACATTCCAGTCCCTGATTTTGGCTTTACGGTGTATCAAAGTGCGGTGCAAACATTGGTGCATTCACAGAGTGCGGAAATTATTTTAGCTCTGGATGACACCGTACAACTGACTCATGCTAATGGCGAAACCTTAACTTTACAAAAAGGTGAATCTGCTTTTATTCCGGCCTACGCCTATTACTACAGTGTGACTAGCTCAGGACGGATTGCGCGAGTGTTTAATCAATAA
- a CDS encoding SDR family oxidoreductase, with amino-acid sequence MKKRILITGANGFFGTRFINRYRHEFEITATDVPDLDITDVAMVNETFAKVRPDYVIHAAAIAVTDFCNANPDVAYQVNVQGAINVATACKAVGAKLVFISTEQVFNGNPEAGPYDETMIPVPDTVYGQNKLEAEAKLSEIIDELWVLRFTWLFGLPERNTSINPNVLWNALQALVKGKRMAERRNEFRGLTYVHELIDQFPKIFDIPYGLYHTGAHNDASRYDIAAHIIAEMGLSLEQHELLEAVDAPKTRDVRLNTQKLADVGVVFSDSRTAISQCLNEFSFRL; translated from the coding sequence GTGAAAAAACGCATTTTAATAACAGGGGCCAATGGTTTTTTTGGGACGCGCTTTATCAATCGTTATCGCCATGAGTTTGAGATCACCGCGACTGATGTGCCTGATTTAGATATTACAGATGTCGCCATGGTCAACGAGACCTTTGCCAAGGTGCGCCCCGACTATGTGATTCACGCAGCGGCCATTGCCGTCACCGATTTTTGTAACGCCAACCCAGATGTGGCCTATCAAGTGAATGTACAAGGGGCGATCAACGTTGCCACGGCTTGCAAAGCGGTGGGTGCCAAACTGGTCTTTATTTCAACCGAGCAGGTATTTAACGGTAATCCTGAAGCTGGTCCTTACGATGAAACTATGATCCCTGTGCCAGATACGGTTTACGGCCAAAACAAGCTGGAAGCGGAAGCCAAACTGTCTGAGATTATCGATGAGCTTTGGGTGCTGCGTTTTACTTGGCTGTTTGGCTTGCCAGAGCGTAACACCAGCATTAATCCCAATGTGTTGTGGAATGCGTTGCAAGCCTTGGTCAAAGGTAAGCGCATGGCTGAACGGCGCAATGAGTTTCGCGGTTTGACCTATGTGCATGAACTTATCGACCAGTTCCCGAAAATTTTTGATATCCCTTATGGTCTTTACCATACCGGTGCACATAACGACGCTAGCCGTTACGACATTGCCGCGCACATTATTGCTGAAATGGGATTATCGCTAGAGCAGCATGAATTGCTAGAAGCGGTAGATGCACCAAAAACGCGTGATGTGCGGCTTAACACTCAAAAATTAGCCGATGTTGGTGTGGTCTTTAGTGACAGTCGCACTGCCATTAGCCAATGTTTAAACGAATTTAGTTTTCGCCTATAG
- a CDS encoding fructose-6-phosphate aldolase gives MIYMLDTANLDAIQKAVDLYPIEGVTTNPTIIARENRPFKEVITSIRAIIGPDRMLHAQVLGKTAEVMLEEARAMRQIDADIIIKVPVTPQGIKAMKLIHQEGIRITATAILTPQQALMAAMAGAEFLAPYVNRLDNICGDGTQVVAEIAHLIDIYGLNAKVLAASFKNVQQVHEVAKAGAQSVTIGPDVFDLLLVHPLTDSGVAGFVSDWDSVYGADKTVLDVI, from the coding sequence ATGATTTATATGTTAGATACCGCGAATTTGGATGCAATTCAAAAGGCTGTTGACCTTTATCCAATTGAAGGTGTAACCACCAACCCCACAATTATTGCGCGTGAAAATCGTCCATTTAAGGAGGTGATCACCAGTATTCGTGCCATTATCGGTCCTGATCGCATGCTCCATGCGCAGGTGCTCGGTAAAACTGCGGAAGTGATGCTCGAAGAAGCGCGAGCGATGCGCCAAATTGATGCCGATATCATAATCAAAGTGCCAGTGACTCCACAGGGCATTAAAGCAATGAAACTGATTCACCAAGAGGGGATTCGTATCACTGCCACCGCGATTTTAACGCCGCAGCAAGCGCTTATGGCGGCTATGGCTGGCGCTGAATTTTTAGCGCCTTATGTCAATCGATTGGATAACATCTGTGGTGATGGCACTCAGGTGGTAGCTGAAATTGCCCATCTGATTGATATTTATGGGTTAAATGCTAAGGTGCTAGCGGCATCGTTTAAAAATGTACAGCAAGTGCATGAAGTGGCAAAGGCGGGCGCACAATCCGTGACTATTGGCCCAGATGTGTTTGATTTGCTTCTGGTACATCCGCTTACTGATTCTGGCGTAGCGGGCTTTGTTAGCGACTGGGATAGTGTATATGGCGCCGATAAAACGGTACTTGATGTGATTTAG
- a CDS encoding DeoR/GlpR family DNA-binding transcription regulator, whose protein sequence is MLAQQRQALIESMVKEQGSLRVSDLSEQFNVSQETIRRDIDKLQEENAYISKIHGGVSYISDHVVPSAIRKNLLVEEKSQLAKKAVSLIKNGDVIFLDCSTTSLYIAQEIAKTEHQVTIISNSSQLCEYLKGSDIKLVMIGGTYCDDNNAFTGTLAIQMLTNFSAHKCFISCPSVSLEKGLYDNSEDEASIRKLMMDNAQQTILVVDYTKFDSFSLMKISNLDCIDVLLTDKLMSEQEKMFCCNQNIKIM, encoded by the coding sequence ATGCTAGCACAACAACGACAAGCACTGATTGAATCCATGGTCAAAGAACAGGGCTCTTTGCGAGTCAGTGACCTCAGTGAACAATTTAATGTATCGCAGGAAACCATTCGTCGAGATATCGACAAACTGCAAGAAGAAAACGCCTATATCAGCAAAATTCACGGCGGTGTTTCTTATATTAGCGATCATGTTGTGCCCAGTGCGATTCGTAAAAATTTATTGGTTGAGGAGAAAAGTCAGCTGGCAAAAAAAGCAGTTTCGCTGATTAAAAATGGCGACGTTATTTTTCTCGATTGCAGTACAACATCACTGTATATCGCACAAGAAATAGCGAAAACTGAGCACCAGGTGACGATTATTTCTAATTCTTCTCAGCTTTGTGAATATCTCAAAGGAAGTGATATCAAATTGGTAATGATTGGTGGCACCTATTGTGACGACAATAATGCCTTTACGGGCACTCTAGCCATTCAAATGTTAACCAATTTCTCTGCTCATAAATGTTTTATTAGCTGCCCAAGCGTCAGTTTGGAAAAAGGCTTATATGACAATAGCGAAGATGAAGCGAGTATTCGTAAGTTAATGATGGACAATGCACAACAAACCATTCTCGTCGTTGACTATACAAAATTCGATTCATTTAGCTTGATGAAAATTTCAAACCTAGATTGCATTGATGTTTTGCTCACAGACAAATTGATGTCTGAACAAGAAAAGATGTTCTGCTGCAATCAAAATATAAAAATTATGTAG
- a CDS encoding formate C-acetyltransferase — MSTPRIERLKTALFADGREISLERALLYTESHQQTEGEHTLIRRAKATAHVMDRVAIAIRDDELIAGNRTVKPRAGIISPEMDPYWIAKELDIFATRPQDRFTISDEDKAVYREQLLPYWTARSMKDFINGQMPENVKEAAGQKIFSVNQTDKGQGHIIIDFERLLGRGLGALRQEMQRLSCEQPDNEFFQAVLILLDASVRHIQRYEALARDMAAACADSTRAAELTRIADISSHIAEHKPQDFYQACQLFWYMNIILQYESNASSLSLGRFDQYMMPFYQASLAQGESPAALKELLESLWVKTNDIVLLRSSSSAKFFAGFPTGYTILLGGLTDNGRSAVNPLSTLCLDAYQSIQLPQPNLGVRVNEFIDREFLMKTAETIRLGTGIPQIFNDEVVVPAFLNRGVSLEDARDYSVVGCVELSIPGKTYGLHDIAMFNLLKVMELVLLRNKNNPDVTFESLLQEIRSDICHYVKLMVEGSNICDVGHRDWAPVPLLSSLISDCVKNGKDITDGGARYNFSGVQGIGIANLSDSLHALKRFVFEEKRMTFAELIAVLESNFSGEDHDKVRARLINRYEKYGNDIDEVDVLGSDLLRLFCKEVEIYQNPRGGVFTPGSYTVSAHVPLGAVVGATPDGRHAGEQLADGGLSPMVGKDQQGPTAVLKSVSKLDNYLLSNGSLLNVKFTPSTLEGPQGLTKLGDFLRAFMKLKLQHVQFNVLNAETLKKAQEKPEDYAGLVVRVAGYSAFFVELSKEIQDDIIHRTAHQL; from the coding sequence ATGAGTACCCCTCGCATCGAACGACTAAAAACGGCACTGTTTGCTGATGGCCGTGAAATTTCTCTAGAGCGCGCGCTGCTCTATACCGAAAGCCATCAACAAACTGAAGGTGAACATACCCTGATTCGTCGCGCTAAAGCGACGGCGCATGTGATGGACAGGGTTGCCATTGCTATTCGTGATGACGAGTTGATCGCAGGGAATCGCACGGTGAAACCGCGAGCGGGGATCATCTCACCAGAGATGGATCCTTACTGGATTGCAAAAGAGCTGGATATTTTCGCAACTCGACCACAAGACCGTTTCACCATCAGCGACGAGGACAAGGCTGTTTATCGTGAGCAGCTGTTGCCGTATTGGACGGCGCGCTCGATGAAAGACTTTATCAATGGTCAAATGCCTGAAAACGTGAAAGAAGCGGCAGGGCAAAAAATATTTTCGGTTAATCAAACCGATAAAGGCCAAGGGCATATTATTATCGATTTTGAACGATTGTTGGGGCGGGGTTTGGGCGCGTTGCGTCAAGAGATGCAGCGTTTGAGTTGCGAGCAACCTGACAATGAATTTTTCCAAGCGGTGCTGATTTTACTGGATGCCTCAGTGCGCCATATTCAGCGTTATGAAGCGCTGGCCCGCGACATGGCGGCCGCCTGCGCAGATAGTACCCGCGCCGCTGAGTTGACGCGTATTGCGGATATTTCGTCGCATATTGCTGAGCACAAACCGCAAGACTTCTACCAAGCCTGCCAGCTGTTTTGGTACATGAACATCATTTTGCAATATGAGTCTAACGCTAGCTCTTTGTCTTTGGGGCGTTTTGACCAATATATGATGCCTTTTTACCAAGCCTCATTGGCGCAAGGGGAAAGCCCAGCTGCGCTCAAAGAGTTACTAGAAAGCTTATGGGTGAAAACCAATGACATCGTGCTGCTGCGCTCTTCTTCTAGCGCCAAGTTCTTTGCTGGTTTCCCAACGGGTTACACCATTTTGCTTGGCGGCTTGACGGACAATGGCCGTAGTGCGGTGAATCCATTGTCGACCTTATGTTTAGATGCCTATCAAAGTATTCAGCTGCCACAACCCAATCTTGGCGTGCGGGTGAATGAGTTCATTGATCGCGAGTTCTTAATGAAAACTGCCGAAACCATTCGTTTGGGTACGGGGATCCCGCAAATTTTCAATGACGAAGTGGTGGTTCCCGCCTTTTTAAATCGCGGCGTGAGTCTTGAAGATGCGCGTGATTACTCTGTGGTGGGGTGTGTTGAACTATCGATTCCGGGTAAAACCTACGGTTTGCATGATATTGCAATGTTTAACTTGTTGAAGGTGATGGAGTTGGTGTTGCTGCGTAATAAGAACAACCCCGATGTAACCTTTGAAAGTTTGCTCCAAGAGATCCGCAGCGATATTTGTCACTACGTTAAGCTGATGGTGGAAGGCTCTAATATTTGTGATGTTGGCCATCGTGATTGGGCTCCAGTGCCGCTGCTGTCGTCGTTGATTAGCGATTGCGTGAAAAATGGCAAAGATATTACCGATGGTGGCGCCCGTTATAACTTTTCGGGCGTACAAGGGATTGGCATTGCCAATCTGTCTGACTCACTTCACGCTCTGAAACGCTTTGTCTTTGAAGAAAAACGGATGACTTTTGCTGAGTTGATTGCGGTTCTGGAAAGCAATTTTAGTGGTGAAGACCACGATAAAGTGCGTGCACGCTTAATCAATCGTTATGAAAAATATGGTAACGATATTGATGAAGTGGATGTGCTTGGCAGCGATCTACTGCGTCTCTTTTGTAAAGAGGTAGAAATCTACCAAAATCCGCGTGGCGGCGTATTTACTCCAGGATCTTATACCGTGTCTGCACACGTACCTCTGGGCGCTGTGGTTGGTGCTACACCAGATGGGCGTCATGCCGGGGAGCAGCTTGCCGATGGCGGTTTATCGCCGATGGTTGGAAAGGATCAACAAGGGCCGACAGCAGTACTGAAATCGGTGAGTAAGCTGGATAACTACCTACTTTCTAATGGTAGTTTGTTGAACGTAAAATTTACCCCATCGACCCTTGAGGGGCCGCAGGGACTAACCAAGCTGGGAGACTTTCTTCGCGCCTTTATGAAGCTCAAATTGCAGCATGTACAGTTTAATGTGCTCAATGCTGAAACTCTGAAAAAAGCGCAGGAAAAACCAGAGGACTACGCCGGCCTTGTCGTCCGTGTGGCGGGTTACAGCGCCTTCTTTGTTGAGCTTTCTAAAGAGATTCAGGACGACATTATTCACCGCACGGCGCATCAGCTGTAA
- a CDS encoding [formate-C-acetyltransferase]-activating enzyme gives MCDGQTEAFGRIFNIQRYSLNDGEGIRTVVFFKGCPLRCPWCANPESRSLHQVHVRRLSKCLHCDVCQEDVVECPSGAYEQVGQDMTLAEVLTEIAKDDLFYQTSGGGVTLSGGEVLSQAPFAIVLLEALKARGYRTAIETSGHGNAQQLLQIGALCDEVLFDFKIMDAARAKTVIGSNVERILENFQSLMAQSKTTGTKVIPRLPLIPGYTLDIVNVDKVLNFLCPFALDQIHLLPFHQFGASKYELLGMAYQLKDVDVPTHAEVNAIRAHVEAQGYTVTIGG, from the coding sequence ATGTGTGATGGTCAAACTGAGGCATTTGGGCGCATTTTTAACATTCAGCGCTACTCACTGAATGATGGCGAGGGAATTCGCACTGTGGTGTTTTTCAAGGGCTGCCCATTGCGCTGCCCTTGGTGCGCTAATCCTGAATCCCGCTCTTTGCATCAGGTACATGTGCGTCGTTTGTCGAAATGTTTGCACTGTGATGTTTGCCAAGAGGATGTTGTGGAGTGCCCGAGTGGCGCTTATGAGCAAGTTGGTCAAGATATGACGCTGGCTGAAGTGCTTACTGAAATTGCCAAAGATGACTTGTTTTACCAAACCTCTGGCGGCGGGGTGACGTTATCAGGCGGTGAAGTACTTAGCCAAGCGCCTTTTGCCATTGTCCTGCTCGAAGCATTAAAAGCACGTGGTTATCGCACCGCGATTGAAACGTCGGGCCATGGTAACGCTCAGCAGCTGCTACAAATTGGTGCACTGTGCGATGAAGTGCTGTTTGATTTCAAAATAATGGATGCGGCGCGCGCCAAAACTGTGATTGGCTCGAATGTCGAACGGATACTCGAGAACTTTCAAAGCTTGATGGCGCAAAGTAAAACCACAGGCACCAAGGTGATCCCCCGATTACCGCTGATTCCGGGGTATACCTTAGATATCGTCAATGTCGATAAGGTGCTGAATTTTCTTTGTCCCTTTGCACTTGACCAGATTCATTTACTGCCATTTCACCAATTTGGTGCCAGCAAATATGAGCTGTTGGGAATGGCATACCAACTTAAAGATGTCGATGTGCCAACCCATGCCGAGGTCAATGCGATTCGCGCACATGTTGAAGCACAGGGCTACACAGTCACAATTGGAGGCTAA
- a CDS encoding PTS fructose transporter subunit IIB produces the protein MKIVGVTACISGVAHTYMAAELLEKTALKMGCSAIIETQGALGSENTLTDSQISEADVALIVADINIEGEARFAQSRVLMLSISQFLKDPQAAIVAAEKLKKAPPQTRMIL, from the coding sequence ATGAAAATTGTTGGAGTCACGGCTTGTATAAGTGGTGTTGCTCATACCTATATGGCTGCTGAGCTGCTAGAAAAAACAGCACTGAAAATGGGTTGTAGTGCGATCATTGAAACGCAGGGCGCACTGGGTAGTGAAAATACCCTGACAGACAGCCAAATTAGTGAAGCGGATGTGGCGTTAATTGTGGCTGATATTAATATTGAGGGCGAAGCACGTTTTGCGCAATCACGCGTGTTGATGTTGTCTATTTCTCAGTTTTTAAAAGATCCGCAAGCAGCGATTGTTGCGGCTGAAAAATTAAAAAAAGCCCCACCGCAAACACGAATGATCCTTTAG